In Archangium violaceum, the following are encoded in one genomic region:
- a CDS encoding transposase, whose product MVRRALTLGALERERAKKKSARDKRQVRASTTDADARVMKMADGGFRPGYNVQLAVAGKAEGGPRTIVGVQVTNVGSDAGSVGPMLEQLEARTGQLPGHLLADANHATLADLKACADKGVDALIAVPERMAHAQGQGDHSAQVEAWRERMQTPEAQELYRGRASLVENVNAQLKQHYSLEKLVVRGLDKVTSVAVLTALAHNLLVHGPTLVNLLS is encoded by the coding sequence GTGGTCCGTCGAGCGCTTACGCTGGGGGCACTGGAGCGCGAGCGCGCCAAGAAGAAGAGCGCCAGGGACAAGCGTCAGGTGCGCGCCTCCACCACGGACGCGGACGCGCGAGTCATGAAGATGGCCGATGGAGGCTTCCGGCCCGGCTACAACGTGCAACTGGCAGTGGCAGGCAAGGCCGAGGGAGGGCCGCGCACGATTGTGGGCGTGCAGGTGACGAACGTGGGCAGCGATGCGGGCAGCGTGGGGCCAATGCTCGAGCAGCTCGAGGCGCGTACTGGCCAGTTGCCCGGACATCTGCTGGCGGATGCCAACCACGCGACGTTGGCGGACCTCAAGGCGTGCGCGGACAAGGGGGTGGACGCGCTGATAGCCGTGCCCGAGCGCATGGCGCACGCCCAAGGTCAAGGCGACCATTCGGCGCAGGTAGAGGCCTGGCGTGAGCGGATGCAGACACCAGAAGCCCAGGAGCTGTACCGGGGTAGGGCCAGTCTGGTGGAGAACGTGAACGCACAGCTCAAGCAGCACTACAGCCTGGAGAAGCTGGTGGTGCGCGGGCTGGACAAGGTGACGAGCGTGGCCGTGCTCACGGCACTGGCGCACAACCTGCTCGTCCACGGCCCCACTCTCGTGAACCTGCTGAGCTGA
- the tnpB gene encoding IS66 family insertion sequence element accessory protein TnpB (TnpB, as the term is used for proteins encoded by IS66 family insertion elements, is considered an accessory protein, since TnpC, encoded by a neighboring gene, is a DDE family transposase.): MGRNTAEEEATLARAAASSYWSESEARVVLEAYEASGLSVAEFARRHGLGAQRLRWWKKRRREEENSKLSFIPVHVAAPPPREVREAPAGPASMEVVLARGRRIRVEPGFDAGEVARLVRALEEALTLPASVRIHLASQPVDMRKSFDGLSLLVRQVLREDPLSGHLFVFFNRTRDMVKVLWWHSGGFCLFSKRLEKGSFRLPRPLPEDTGAVTLEAVELTLLLEGIDLKASVRRPRWQPPPLELPV, translated from the coding sequence ATGGGACGCAACACGGCAGAAGAGGAAGCAACACTTGCGAGGGCGGCGGCGAGCAGCTACTGGTCGGAGTCCGAAGCGCGAGTGGTACTCGAGGCGTATGAGGCGAGCGGGTTGTCGGTGGCGGAGTTCGCCCGCCGACATGGGCTTGGAGCGCAGCGGCTGAGGTGGTGGAAGAAGCGGAGGAGAGAGGAGGAGAACTCGAAGCTCTCGTTCATCCCGGTGCACGTTGCCGCGCCGCCGCCGAGAGAAGTGCGAGAGGCACCGGCGGGCCCAGCCAGCATGGAGGTGGTGCTGGCCAGGGGGCGGAGAATCCGGGTGGAGCCGGGTTTCGACGCGGGGGAGGTGGCGCGGTTGGTGAGGGCGTTGGAGGAAGCGCTGACGCTGCCCGCCTCGGTGCGAATCCACCTGGCGAGCCAGCCGGTGGACATGCGCAAGTCCTTCGACGGGCTGTCCTTGCTGGTGCGGCAGGTACTGCGAGAGGACCCCTTGAGTGGACACCTCTTCGTCTTCTTCAATCGCACGCGCGACATGGTGAAGGTGCTGTGGTGGCACTCTGGAGGCTTCTGTCTCTTCTCCAAGAGACTGGAGAAGGGCAGCTTCCGCCTGCCGCGTCCGCTGCCGGAAGACACGGGCGCCGTGACGCTCGAGGCGGTGGAGCTCACCCTGCTGCTGGAGGGGATTGATTTGAAGGCCAGCGTCCGTCGGCCACGCTGGCAGCCCCCACCTCTGGAGTTACCTGTGTGA
- the tnpC gene encoding IS66 family transposase yields the protein MSRVMSGEAPGKKRTDVHGVAALLRGLLAEGQEEQAIELVVGLLTQLVEKNAELELRLLKAMRQRFGRTSEKLSAEQLSLFLTQLGQEDASAQQTQAATPGAGDAGVAQGAPPPSEPPNKESRKKERKGHGRRPLPSHLPREQRVHQPPPEALRCEACGRDKTRCGEEKSETLEWVPGHFKVIEEVRPKYACRPCGDGLVVAPPADRVIEGGLPGPGLVAHVLVSKFKNSLPLHRLSGIYARHGVQLRTSTLSDWVAAGADLLQPLAQEVGQRALASHVMQSDDTHLKVLDREHPNGLKRGHMWVYLGDSTWAAFVYTPDWKQEGPPSFLDERTGWLLVDGYKGYDKLFTREGATAVEVGCWSHCRRYFVEALEAGDTRAALPLSLIGRLFEVEREASESRVDDAERLRRRDTLSRPNTEQLGRWVANTYNAEPPKSPLAQACRYAINQWKPLMRFLEDARLPLHNNASELRLREIAVGRKNYLFAGSDAGAERAACVYTLVATCVLAGVDPWAYLADVLENLAQGWPQRRLEELLPPMWKASREAAARAPSASPATT from the coding sequence ATGTCGCGCGTCATGAGCGGCGAGGCCCCCGGCAAGAAGAGGACGGACGTGCACGGAGTGGCGGCGCTGCTGCGGGGGCTGCTGGCCGAGGGCCAGGAGGAGCAGGCCATTGAGCTGGTGGTGGGCCTTCTCACGCAGTTGGTGGAGAAGAACGCCGAGTTGGAGCTGCGCCTGCTCAAGGCGATGCGCCAGCGGTTTGGCCGCACCAGCGAGAAACTATCGGCCGAGCAACTCTCGCTGTTTCTGACACAGCTGGGGCAGGAGGACGCCAGTGCCCAGCAGACGCAGGCGGCGACGCCTGGTGCCGGGGACGCTGGCGTCGCGCAGGGCGCCCCACCCCCGTCCGAGCCGCCCAACAAGGAGTCGCGAAAGAAGGAGCGCAAGGGACACGGGCGCCGCCCGCTGCCCTCCCACTTGCCGCGTGAGCAGCGCGTCCACCAGCCTCCGCCCGAGGCGCTGCGGTGCGAGGCGTGCGGGCGGGACAAGACGCGCTGTGGCGAGGAGAAGAGCGAGACGCTGGAGTGGGTGCCCGGCCACTTCAAGGTGATTGAGGAGGTACGTCCCAAGTATGCCTGCCGGCCGTGTGGTGACGGACTGGTGGTGGCACCGCCCGCCGACAGGGTGATTGAGGGGGGCTTGCCAGGGCCGGGCCTGGTGGCCCACGTGTTGGTGTCCAAATTCAAAAACTCCCTGCCGCTGCACCGGCTGAGCGGAATCTATGCGCGCCACGGCGTGCAGCTGCGCACCTCGACGCTCTCGGATTGGGTGGCGGCGGGGGCCGACCTCCTCCAGCCGCTGGCGCAGGAGGTGGGCCAGAGGGCGCTGGCCTCGCACGTGATGCAGAGCGACGACACGCACCTGAAGGTGCTCGACAGGGAGCATCCCAACGGACTCAAGCGCGGGCACATGTGGGTATACCTGGGGGACAGCACCTGGGCGGCCTTCGTCTACACGCCGGACTGGAAGCAGGAGGGGCCGCCGTCCTTCCTGGACGAGCGCACCGGCTGGCTGCTGGTGGACGGGTACAAGGGCTACGACAAGCTCTTCACTCGCGAGGGTGCCACCGCGGTGGAGGTGGGGTGCTGGAGCCACTGCCGGCGCTACTTCGTCGAGGCGTTGGAAGCCGGCGACACGCGGGCGGCGCTGCCGCTCTCGCTCATCGGCCGGCTCTTCGAGGTGGAGCGCGAAGCCAGTGAGTCGCGGGTAGACGACGCCGAGCGGTTGCGCAGGCGAGACACGCTCTCACGTCCCAATACCGAGCAACTGGGGCGCTGGGTGGCCAACACCTACAACGCGGAGCCGCCGAAGAGTCCACTGGCCCAGGCGTGCCGCTATGCCATCAACCAGTGGAAACCGCTGATGCGCTTCCTGGAAGACGCACGGCTGCCATTGCACAACAACGCTTCGGAGCTACGGCTGCGGGAGATTGCCGTCGGCAGGAAGAACTACCTGTTCGCCGGCAGTGACGCGGGAGCTGAACGCGCCGCGTGCGTGTACACGCTGGTGGCCACCTGCGTGCTGGCTGGCGTGGACCCGTGGGCATACCTGGCCGACGTGCTGGAGAATCTCGCCCAGGGCTGGCCGCAGCGCCGACTCGAGGAACTGCTGCCGCCCATGTGGAAGGCCTCGCGCGAGGCCGCCGCACGGGCTCCCTCTGCCTCGCCCGCGACGACCTGA
- a CDS encoding GGDEF domain-containing protein — translation MAQNETVVTVISKISERPVNLDAALVVIYGLDLGRKYELAKEEILIGRSSKADIQVDQESISRNHACITNTTRGVHIKDLESTNGTFVNDEAVQGEKALQNGDLVKIGRTIFKYIAGGNIEAAYHDEIYRLTTMDGLTQIYNRRYFEEALEREVSRSRRYERSLALVMFDVDHFKQVNDRYGHLAGDYVLKQLASTLRTKIRREDVFARYGGEEFGLLLPEIDVAGAVKLAEKSRKLVEKQRFEFDKNVIPVTVSLGVAVLEAEHRAPEDLKRAADGKLYEAKAAGRNRVCS, via the coding sequence ATGGCTCAGAACGAGACGGTCGTCACAGTCATCTCGAAGATTTCGGAGCGGCCGGTCAATCTGGATGCGGCGCTGGTGGTGATCTACGGGCTGGACCTGGGCCGGAAGTACGAGTTGGCGAAGGAAGAGATCCTGATAGGGCGTTCGTCGAAGGCGGACATCCAGGTGGATCAGGAGTCGATCAGCCGGAACCACGCGTGCATCACGAACACGACGAGGGGTGTGCACATCAAGGACCTCGAGTCGACGAACGGGACGTTCGTGAACGACGAGGCGGTGCAGGGGGAGAAGGCGCTGCAGAACGGGGACTTGGTGAAGATCGGGAGGACGATCTTCAAGTACATCGCGGGGGGGAACATCGAGGCGGCGTACCACGATGAGATCTACCGGCTGACGACGATGGACGGGCTGACGCAGATCTACAACCGGAGGTACTTCGAGGAGGCGCTGGAGAGGGAGGTCTCGAGGTCGCGGAGGTACGAGCGGAGCCTGGCGCTGGTGATGTTCGACGTGGACCATTTCAAGCAGGTGAACGATCGATACGGGCACCTTGCTGGGGACTACGTGCTGAAGCAGCTGGCGTCGACGCTGAGGACGAAGATCCGGCGGGAGGACGTGTTCGCGAGGTACGGGGGAGAGGAGTTCGGGCTGTTGCTGCCGGAGATCGACGTGGCGGGGGCGGTGAAGCTGGCGGAGAAGTCGAGGAAGCTGGTGGAGAAGCAGCGGTTCGAGTTCGACAAGAACGTGATCCCTGTGACGGTCTCGCTGGGGGTGGCGGTGCTGGAGGCGGAGCACCGGGCGCCGGAGGACCTGAAGCGAGCGGCGGACGGGAAGCTGTACGAGGCGAAGGCGGCGGGCCGCAACCGCGTGTGTTCGTGA
- a CDS encoding RHS repeat-associated core domain-containing protein, producing the protein MQEGKTQCIGTGSYNIRDAPKTSYVNSIDACPGNSAWACRRNADCSACGGGKCIGNGVVLSVGGGSATVLYGEGSHCEYPQEMCGDKVDNDCDGLVDEDCGVVGSDGGTDGGSSCGEEVCGDDVDNDCDGEVDEDCAPVEPDGGAPPTCSGPKCMCDGTNLYDPVNIVTGTSYERITDVEVSDEVATLSFERTFSSRGDEWVPDSPLVGVPKPFGASPGNAGSVEWWHNWLSLVVEHQQYWSVRDRDGQLLRFTPCTGVPCQASLTPGTPSHHERLWRTASGYELVRADGSRLVFEGRFVAAPGGRNRYFLSRVVSSTGVDQALLTYATPPVGGCPQGASGSSPGVPYLSSVRTAAGRMFSLSYRALRRADGALECVIAAVNLGGAVTDGGIGEPEVQYTYAGNGDERPGRIANARYRSRLDEYLYTSGEFRRSQTGVELVRHTYGADRRVGSVEAEGHAVSISWDPTVGSCQPGSNCCGRQPQVRQATDYGVGRGDGTEGSAFLSSTYETLSNYGQQMAPRLYQTTESCTPGEACSPGSERTEWACSSAGTPGHEAARKDKRDNWEVYGYSLPTDTQPRLERTSVKRGASDMLGTGALEEQTFSYTYGPNGEQLPRATEERSVLGGSGARRRTLNVYEAGGNRRKAVIETGWTRERAGDGTWTTKPRLVGTFSFTSHVSLGATTPDPLGRTMEVHGPCTVTREDATDCELSDYPLTRYSYHPNNSTVGVNERNRLAMVEVYPTRTTTKTLTTLFSAYDKRGHVTKTTDPNGLLTTLTYDEDRLTSKRVESQPFTYYFYADGKHLTAVQSPSMGVEVFCYRMGTTGETCTGGKLTDKVQWKAKAARTDGTGWTERVVYAYWPDGTLKEERYLSKTGTTVETRRVLKYAVDAHRRPTWQKWGEGGGSFSSAKSFDGADNLTGVGLPFNEPPAWCGGVRRGVSPEVDGTPLSQLCSSMAYDRANRLVQVDEYPAEGLAQRTLFQYDAQGNVSGVKTGCMATDSFDTCGQPAATYTYDDFGKVVEVSLPHADGPVRYAYDALGNTVVKETEAMRQAGEYLAFTYDMLSRLKTAERHYSRPSVGIDVLYRLVYDAEGGGTPSGCKNPVNTKGRVRYREDSFGKTWYQYDQEGRVVLEFGVRAGTSTCGIVANANPTTAYSYKPGGNLASVTYPNGRTVTYVYGSGGNADRVVSVGMTLHDGTEWKPGSVLLSDVTWEPYGGLRGYTMNHPTTNTQSRVEYALGDDGSVAPAGCSTAMPSAASSDLTGRLRSLRVTSPLEGGGNKNIYQRTYTWKADQVVRTDTCLLGETTPKTETYSYDRTLRLTGAGRPAGNFDATGGAFDSRTYGYDGRGNRTSMSSDGVAYALSYAASPRGDRLTGWNSSTTGSLLGYSLAYDVDGRVTRKEGARKMDGQPTHVMSFAYGPSVGVATETVFRAVNVNGGFYNYYYDAKGRRRAKVYPGGASDEYFHDVGNQLLVDRGSSGTTPPVEHYTQDDYVWLDGRPVAMVRGKLSNTWTRLSDTSADCSRNGEAATCGVYFPVTDHIGKPVLMLDGSGRVAGTADYDPFGQVNRVALNAETEHPLNATGSASTLAELRQPTDASVTVKMRTLFHLLDTKGVGYVELVDGNNGTRLAGPYDRTGQGLVWSDWAQPSTGHANVMITRYGTADSSSASGVVLEGYEYQRYQTGAQPFWTPLRFPGQYYDVETGLFENWNRYYAPSIGGYLQPEPMLIVRADRLPVYSYAEGNPLSSVDPDGLFRRKFSDVECPNWKYALAKARGKARCGTGYSENRSDGNCACQKIVPCDVCVFLNEISPQDTFIDDMGPIFFRNGELISEGVYAVTTFESGLEADAPIVRWGRIAHLKINSGLCFDERLIDEFALTLIHEASHMCRAITLRARLDELLPGRHFQDIENACR; encoded by the coding sequence TTGCAGGAGGGCAAGACGCAGTGTATCGGGACCGGTTCCTACAACATCCGCGACGCGCCGAAGACGAGCTACGTCAATTCCATCGATGCCTGTCCGGGGAATTCAGCGTGGGCGTGTAGACGCAATGCGGACTGCTCCGCTTGTGGCGGCGGCAAGTGCATTGGGAATGGCGTGGTGCTGTCGGTGGGTGGCGGTTCCGCCACGGTGCTGTATGGAGAAGGCTCGCACTGTGAATACCCGCAGGAGATGTGTGGGGACAAAGTCGATAACGACTGCGATGGGTTGGTGGACGAGGACTGTGGGGTCGTGGGGAGCGATGGAGGAACCGACGGAGGCTCGTCCTGCGGTGAGGAGGTCTGCGGGGACGACGTGGACAATGACTGTGACGGGGAGGTGGACGAGGATTGCGCGCCGGTCGAGCCGGATGGTGGGGCTCCGCCCACCTGCAGCGGGCCGAAATGCATGTGCGACGGCACGAACCTGTACGATCCCGTCAACATCGTCACGGGCACGAGCTACGAGCGGATCACGGATGTGGAGGTCTCCGATGAAGTGGCGACGCTGAGCTTCGAGCGGACCTTCAGCTCGCGAGGGGACGAGTGGGTGCCTGACTCGCCGCTGGTGGGAGTGCCCAAGCCGTTCGGGGCCAGCCCCGGCAACGCGGGCTCGGTGGAGTGGTGGCACAACTGGCTGAGCCTGGTGGTGGAGCATCAGCAGTACTGGAGTGTGCGGGACAGGGACGGGCAGCTGCTGCGCTTCACTCCCTGCACGGGGGTGCCGTGCCAGGCCTCCCTGACGCCGGGAACGCCCAGCCACCATGAGCGCCTGTGGCGGACGGCCTCGGGCTATGAGCTGGTGCGGGCGGATGGGTCCCGGCTCGTCTTCGAGGGGCGCTTCGTGGCGGCGCCGGGTGGGCGCAACCGCTACTTCCTCTCGCGCGTCGTGTCCTCGACGGGGGTGGACCAGGCGTTGCTCACCTATGCGACACCGCCCGTGGGGGGTTGTCCCCAGGGGGCGTCCGGGAGCAGCCCGGGAGTGCCCTATCTGTCATCCGTGCGGACGGCGGCGGGGCGCATGTTCAGCCTCAGCTACCGCGCGCTGAGGCGAGCGGACGGGGCACTCGAGTGCGTCATCGCCGCGGTGAACCTGGGCGGTGCGGTGACGGACGGGGGCATCGGTGAGCCCGAGGTCCAGTACACCTATGCGGGCAATGGCGACGAGCGGCCCGGGCGTATCGCCAACGCCCGGTATCGTTCGCGACTGGATGAGTATCTGTACACGTCGGGAGAGTTCCGGCGCTCGCAGACGGGGGTGGAGCTCGTCCGGCACACCTACGGAGCGGACAGGCGGGTGGGGTCGGTGGAAGCGGAGGGGCATGCCGTGTCCATCTCCTGGGACCCGACGGTGGGCAGTTGCCAGCCGGGCTCCAACTGCTGCGGCAGGCAGCCCCAGGTGAGACAGGCGACGGACTACGGGGTGGGGCGAGGAGATGGAACAGAGGGCTCGGCCTTTCTGTCATCCACCTACGAGACGCTCTCCAACTATGGACAGCAGATGGCCCCGCGCCTGTACCAGACGACGGAGTCCTGCACGCCTGGCGAGGCATGCAGCCCTGGCTCGGAGCGCACGGAGTGGGCGTGCTCGTCGGCCGGCACGCCTGGCCATGAGGCGGCGCGCAAGGACAAGCGGGACAACTGGGAGGTGTATGGCTACTCGCTGCCCACGGACACGCAGCCACGTCTGGAGCGGACCAGCGTGAAGCGAGGGGCCTCGGACATGCTCGGCACGGGAGCGCTGGAGGAGCAGACCTTCAGCTACACCTACGGTCCCAATGGAGAGCAGTTGCCGCGGGCCACGGAGGAGCGGAGCGTGTTGGGGGGCTCGGGGGCCCGCCGCCGCACGTTGAACGTGTACGAGGCTGGTGGAAACCGGAGGAAGGCCGTCATCGAGACGGGCTGGACCCGGGAACGCGCTGGCGATGGCACCTGGACGACGAAGCCCCGCCTCGTGGGGACGTTCTCCTTCACCTCGCATGTGTCCTTGGGGGCGACGACGCCAGACCCACTGGGCCGGACGATGGAAGTGCACGGACCCTGCACCGTCACGCGCGAGGACGCCACGGATTGCGAGCTGTCCGATTACCCACTGACACGCTACTCCTACCATCCCAATAACAGCACGGTGGGAGTGAATGAGCGCAACCGGCTGGCGATGGTGGAAGTCTACCCGACCCGTACCACCACGAAAACCTTGACGACGCTGTTCAGCGCCTACGACAAGCGCGGGCACGTCACGAAGACGACGGATCCAAACGGGCTGTTGACCACCCTCACCTATGACGAGGATCGGCTGACGAGCAAGCGGGTGGAAAGCCAGCCGTTCACCTACTACTTCTACGCGGATGGCAAGCACCTGACCGCCGTGCAATCCCCTTCAATGGGTGTCGAGGTGTTCTGCTACCGGATGGGCACGACGGGCGAGACCTGTACGGGAGGGAAGCTGACGGACAAGGTCCAGTGGAAGGCGAAGGCGGCGCGTACGGACGGCACCGGGTGGACGGAGAGGGTGGTGTATGCGTACTGGCCGGACGGGACGCTGAAGGAGGAGCGCTACCTGTCGAAGACGGGAACGACGGTGGAGACGCGGCGGGTGTTGAAGTACGCGGTGGACGCGCACCGCAGGCCCACGTGGCAGAAGTGGGGCGAGGGAGGGGGGAGCTTCAGCTCGGCGAAGTCCTTCGATGGAGCGGACAACCTCACGGGTGTGGGACTGCCCTTCAACGAGCCGCCCGCCTGGTGCGGAGGCGTGAGGCGGGGTGTGAGCCCGGAGGTGGACGGGACGCCCCTGTCCCAGCTGTGCTCCTCGATGGCATATGACAGGGCCAACCGGCTGGTGCAGGTGGACGAGTACCCGGCGGAGGGACTGGCCCAGCGTACGCTGTTCCAGTACGACGCTCAGGGCAACGTGTCTGGAGTGAAGACAGGATGCATGGCCACGGACAGCTTCGACACCTGTGGCCAGCCGGCCGCGACGTATACGTACGATGATTTCGGCAAGGTGGTGGAGGTCTCTCTTCCGCACGCGGATGGCCCGGTGCGCTACGCGTACGATGCGCTGGGCAACACGGTGGTGAAGGAGACGGAGGCCATGCGTCAGGCCGGCGAGTACCTCGCCTTCACCTACGACATGCTCTCCCGTTTGAAGACGGCGGAACGTCACTACTCCCGCCCTTCGGTGGGAATCGATGTCCTGTACCGCCTTGTCTATGACGCGGAGGGGGGAGGCACTCCAAGCGGGTGCAAGAACCCGGTGAATACGAAGGGCCGGGTGCGCTACCGGGAAGACTCCTTCGGGAAGACCTGGTACCAGTATGACCAGGAGGGTCGCGTCGTTCTCGAGTTCGGTGTGCGGGCGGGCACGTCGACGTGTGGCATCGTGGCCAACGCCAATCCGACGACGGCCTACAGTTATAAGCCCGGCGGCAATCTTGCCTCGGTGACGTATCCGAATGGCCGTACGGTGACATACGTGTATGGATCGGGCGGCAACGCCGACCGGGTTGTGTCCGTCGGGATGACGCTGCATGACGGTACGGAGTGGAAGCCGGGTAGCGTGCTGTTGAGCGACGTCACCTGGGAGCCGTACGGCGGGCTGCGTGGCTACACGATGAACCATCCCACGACAAACACGCAGAGCAGGGTGGAGTACGCGCTGGGAGACGATGGCTCCGTGGCGCCCGCGGGCTGCTCGACGGCCATGCCGTCCGCGGCGAGCTCGGACCTGACGGGCCGGCTGCGCAGCCTGCGCGTCACTTCGCCCCTGGAGGGCGGGGGGAACAAGAACATCTACCAGCGCACGTACACGTGGAAGGCGGACCAGGTGGTGCGTACCGACACGTGCCTGCTGGGAGAGACGACGCCGAAGACGGAAACGTACAGCTATGACAGGACGCTGCGGCTGACGGGAGCGGGCCGGCCGGCGGGCAACTTCGACGCCACGGGTGGTGCCTTCGACTCACGTACCTACGGGTACGATGGCCGAGGCAACCGCACCTCCATGAGCAGCGACGGCGTTGCCTACGCGCTGAGCTACGCGGCCTCGCCTCGAGGGGACAGACTGACGGGCTGGAACTCTTCGACGACGGGGAGCCTCCTGGGGTACTCGCTGGCGTATGATGTGGATGGGCGCGTGACCCGGAAGGAGGGGGCCCGGAAGATGGATGGGCAGCCGACGCACGTGATGAGCTTCGCGTACGGCCCATCGGTGGGAGTGGCCACGGAGACGGTCTTCCGGGCGGTGAATGTGAATGGAGGCTTCTACAACTACTACTACGACGCGAAGGGGCGTCGCCGGGCGAAGGTCTACCCGGGAGGAGCTTCGGACGAGTACTTCCACGACGTGGGGAACCAGTTGCTGGTGGACCGGGGGAGCAGCGGCACCACTCCGCCGGTGGAGCACTACACGCAGGACGACTACGTGTGGCTGGACGGGCGCCCGGTGGCGATGGTGCGCGGCAAGCTGAGCAACACGTGGACGCGGCTGTCGGACACCTCGGCGGACTGTTCGCGCAACGGTGAGGCCGCGACGTGTGGGGTGTACTTCCCGGTGACGGACCACATCGGCAAGCCCGTGTTGATGCTGGATGGCAGCGGCCGTGTCGCGGGGACGGCGGACTACGATCCCTTCGGCCAGGTCAACCGGGTGGCGCTGAACGCGGAGACGGAGCACCCGCTCAACGCTACGGGTAGCGCCTCTACGCTGGCGGAACTGAGGCAGCCCACGGATGCGTCGGTGACGGTGAAGATGCGGACGCTCTTCCACCTACTCGACACGAAGGGAGTGGGTTACGTCGAGCTGGTCGACGGAAACAACGGAACGAGGCTGGCGGGCCCTTACGATAGAACCGGGCAGGGGCTTGTATGGTCGGATTGGGCACAGCCTTCAACGGGACATGCCAATGTGATGATTACTCGTTACGGCACGGCTGATTCTTCCTCCGCGTCCGGAGTGGTACTGGAAGGGTACGAGTATCAGCGCTACCAAACGGGGGCTCAGCCCTTCTGGACGCCGCTGCGATTCCCTGGACAGTACTACGACGTGGAGACGGGTCTGTTCGAAAATTGGAACCGCTATTACGCTCCGAGCATCGGCGGGTATTTACAACCAGAGCCGATGCTAATTGTGAGAGCGGACAGACTCCCTGTCTATTCATACGCCGAAGGCAATCCGTTGAGCAGTGTTGATCCTGATGGACTGTTCAGGCGTAAGTTCTCTGATGTGGAGTGCCCCAATTGGAAGTATGCACTGGCGAAGGCGCGAGGAAAAGCGCGCTGTGGCACTGGTTACTCGGAGAATCGCAGTGATGGGAATTGTGCCTGCCAGAAGATCGTTCCATGCGATGTGTGTGTTTTTCTAAACGAAATCAGTCCTCAAGATACATTCATTGATGATATGGGACCGATATTTTTCAGGAATGGGGAATTGATCTCGGAAGGAGTTTATGCTGTTACGACATTTGAGTCTGGTCTTGAGGCTGATGCTCCAATAGTGCGGTGGGGTAGGATTGCTCATCTCAAGATTAATAGCGGCTTGTGCTTCGACGAGCGATTGATTGACGAATTCGCTCTCACGCTGATTCATGAGGCTTCTCATATGTGCAGGGCAATCACCCTTCGGGCTAGATTGGATGAGTTGCTTCCTGGGCGGCATTTTCAGGATATTGAGAATGCTTGTCGTTGA